From the genome of Mycobacteriales bacterium:
CGGTCCCGGTCGGCCGGCAGCACCGCCCGGGCCGCCCGGACCTGCATCTGCACGACGGTCAGGTGGTGCCCGAGCCCGTCGTGGATCTCCCGGGCCAGCCGGGTCCGCTCGGCCGCGGTGGCGACGTCCTCGGCCCGTTCCGCGTACGCGGTCAGCTGTTCGTTGGCCGCCGCCAGCGCGGTCCGGGCCCGCTGCACGTCGAGGTAGAGCGAGGCCAGCACGACCGCGAAGACGACCACGACCGTGGTGATCGTGGCCTCGCGCAGCCCGTCGGACCAGGACATGCCCACGTGCACCAGCGGAACCAGCGCCGCGACCACGATCGCCCACGGCCGCGGCAGCAGCAGCACGGCCTGGATCACGATCACCAGCAGCAGCAGGGTCGCGCCGGTCCCGGCCCGGGCCGCGTCGAAGAGCACGAACCCGAGCGCGAGCTGGACCGCGATGTACGCGACCGCGGCCGCCCGACCCCGCGACCGGACCCAGCGGAAGCCGAGCACGCACAGCAGTGCGACCAGGACCGCGAGCGGGACGGCCACCGCCGCCGGGGCCGGCCCGCTCGCCTCGACCACGACCACGAGCAGGGCGGCGCCGGTGAGCACGGCCAGCGCGCGGTTCATCCCGCCACTGTCGCGTCCGGCGCCGCCCTCGGCAACCGCCCGGGTCAGTCGGGGATCATCACCAGGCTCGCGGTCCCGCGCAGGCGCACGGCCTCGTACGTGTCCGGACCGGCCGGTCCGGCGATGGTGGTCGAGCTGATCCTGGTGATCCCGAGCGTACGGACGTGGGCGGAGGCGTGCGGCCCGTCCGTCCCGTCCGGCAGGACGATCTCCGGCACCAGCAGCGTGAACGTGGTGCTGCCGAAGTCCGGGATCGAGGACAGCGTCACGGTCACCGTCCGGCCGAGCCCCTCGTTCTTCTCCTCGGTGACGTCCTCGTCGTGGAAGGTCATCGACGTCGCGTGGTGCTGGTAGAACAGCCGCGCGCGGCCCTTGCCCTCGATGACCGGGCCTGTCCCGCCCGGGTAGTAGGTGACGCGGATCCCGTCGCCGTGAAGCGCGATCTGGTTGGCACTGCTCATGTCGGACTCCCCGTTCCGCAGAGGTGCTTACGCCCCGAGGAGTTGGCCGGATCCCGAGCGGATACAGATCTGA
Proteins encoded in this window:
- a CDS encoding sensor histidine kinase, yielding MNRALAVLTGAALLVVVVEASGPAPAAVAVPLAVLVALLCVLGFRWVRSRGRAAAVAYIAVQLALGFVLFDAARAGTGATLLLLVIVIQAVLLLPRPWAIVVAALVPLVHVGMSWSDGLREATITTVVVVFAVVLASLYLDVQRARTALAAANEQLTAYAERAEDVATAAERTRLAREIHDGLGHHLTVVQMQVRAARAVLPADRDRAGELLDKAEDQARAALADVRRSVAALREPWETVTGALAALTAESAGVAADLEVRGEPRPLPADAERALYRATQEALTNVRKHAGAGRARVLLDYSRADVVRLRVEDDGRGFAEPPAGVAEPPTGVAEPPTRLAGLPAGGYGLTGVRERVGHLGGTVGLVSRPGEGVTMTVELPG